GGGTCGATTTCTATATTAATTTCCTTTGAGAAATCAAGGTTGAAAGAGGAAACGATCTTGTCGAACAGTTTTTCAAAAAGTTTGGGGCTAATTTTTGTTGGGGTGCCTCCTCCAAAATGTAGTTGAGTTACCCTGCGCTTAGAACCAATGAATTCACAAACAAGATCGATCTCTTTCATTAGGGTATTTACGTATTTTAATTCTACTTCGGGGTTCCTATTAAGGACCACAGAGCAAGCACAGTACAAACACATTGTCCTGCAAAAAGGGATATGAAAATACAGAGATAACGGAGCTTCTTTTCTTTTATCTAATTCTTGCAAGGCCTCTTCTGCTGAAATAGAAGAATTGCAATCGAACCATTCAGGTATGGTTGGGTAACTGGTATAACGAGGAGCAGGCCCTTGGAGGCCTTTAAGAAAATTAAAATTGATTCCGAACATAATCTATTAAGGCTAAAACATTTTCTAGTGGGGTTTCTGGAAGGATTCCATGGCCTGTATTCAGGATGTAGTTTGGGAAGTTTTTTATTTTTTGGAATTGAGGAGCAAAAAACCTCAATAGGTCTTGCTTAGGTAATAATAGAAGAGCTGGATCTATGTTGCCTTGGTAAGAAATGTTTTTATCGTTTTCGGTAAGCACTTCCTCTATAGGCTTGTGCCAATCGATACTGAGAGCTGTTGCTCCAGTTTGTTTTAGACTGTCGATAAAGAAAGATGAATTTCGACAGAAAAGAACCACGGGAACTTTTAGGTGTTGTAGCTTTTCTATAAGTTTGGTGTTAATTTCTATTACATATTTTTGAAAAAGATCTTTGGGTAATCGATGAGAGGTAGAATCAAACAATTGGATGACATCTACTCCGGCTCGCACTTGACCCTCTAGATAAGAAACGATCGCAGAACTCAAGGTTTTCATGAGAGTAAGAAAAAACTCTGGTTGTTCATACCAGGTTTTGGCTGCCTTGTTAAAATCTTTAGAGGAGCCACCCTCCAGTAGGTAGGAGGCTAGCGTGAAAGGAGATGCAGAGAACCCGATGAGAGGAACTTTTAAGGAGCGTTTTAATTCAGAGATGGCTTTGTATAGGTAAGAAAAAGTTTCTTTCGGATCTTCTGTAAAAGTTAAAGGTTTTTCTGTTGAAAAGTTGATGACAGGGCCTGGGGAAAATTTATAGGGGATATTGAAGCCATCGAGAATAGAGAGAATGTCTGCAAAAATTATTGCTGCATCTGTTTGCAAAATTTGAGGGCCTAGAAGGGTTGCTTGTACGATTGTTTCTTCGTCGTGGAAGATAGAAAACAAATCACGGTTTTTCTTTAACCGTTGGTACTCAGGCATATACCGCCCCACCTGTCGCATAAACCAAATAGGTGTAGAGGATGCTTTCTGTGATAGAGCGTCAAGGAAGGTAGACATAAAACCCTCGGCTGAAAAATTTGTTTAGCTCTATCCCGTTAGGAATTTCAAGAAGAAGAGGCTTCTTCTGATAAGGAACTTTCTAAGGGAAAGGCCATACCTATAGCTTTAACGACATCTGAAAACAACTCTTCAGGGTCGGGGGACAGACTGAAGGGCAAAGTCTTGCGAATTTCTTCAGACTTTCCATGCTTCTGGACCACAAATAGAGTGTTTGATGTCGCTTTGATTATGGAAAAGTTGTTTTTTACAGCGAAAAGACGAATCTTTGCAAGAACAAATAGCAGCTCTATGGAGGTATCATAAGGGCCGAAGCGATCTCTTAACTCTTCCTTAATTTCGTCAAGGTCTTCATCGGTTTCTGCATTACCGATTTTTTGATAGAATTCTATTCTTATCGTGGCTGATGGAACGTAGCTTTCTGGGATGGAGGAGTTGTAGGGGAATTCTATTTTGACATCATCACCAAAGATTCCCTGGGTTTTGTTTTTCTTGAGATTTTTCACAGCTTTTTTGAGTAGTTTACAGTAGAGGTTGAAGCCAATGGAAGTAATGTGTCCTGATTGATCTGTTCCTAAGATGTTCCCCGCTCCGCGGATTTCGAGGTCTTCCAGGGCGATTTTCATTCCGCCCCCATATTCTTGTTTATTGAGAGCTTCCAATCTTTTTGCTGCTCTACTTGATAAAATTTCTGCATTTGCAACCATGAAGTAGCAGTAGGCTTTTTTGTTCCATCGACCTACGCGTCCTTTCATTTGGTAGAGGTCTGCCATACCGAACTTATCTGCATTATCAATAAGTATTGTATTAGCATTAGGAATGTCTATACCATTCTCTATTAGAGCCGTTGCCACCAAGACGTTAGTTGTTCCTGCTTTAAAATTTTCGAAGATTTTTGTGAGTTCTTCGGAATTCATTTGACCATGAGCTACGGAAATTTTAGCTTCGGGAATTAATGTGCGGATATTTTCTGCTAAAGAAAAGATTGTTTCTATCCGATTGTGAATAACATAGGCTTGGCCTCCTCGAAGGAGCTCATGTTTGATAGCTGCTTGAATAGTTTCGTCTTTTTTTTCTACGACGAAAGAGCTCACAGGAAGGCGATCATAGGGAGGGACGGTTATGACCGATAAGTCACGAGCTCCAGACAGAGACATGTACAGGGTTCTAGGAATGGGAGTAGCCGATATTGTAAGACAATCAATGTCTGGGTGTAGTTGTTTCAGGTGTTCCTTGACCTTTACTCCGAAACGTTGTTCTTCGTCAATGATTAGCAGCCCAGGGTTTTTAAAAGAAACGTCTTTGCCGATCACTCGATGAGTGCCTATTAGGATATCTATTTCCCCGGCACCCACCTGATTTAATAATTGCCTTGTATTTTTGGTTCCCGAAAATCGGCAGAGGACACCTATTTTTATAGGGAGATCGCTCATCCTTTGACAAAAGGTTTCGTAATGCTGGAGAGCTAAAATGGTTGTGGGAACCATGACAATAACTTGTTTGCCCCCATCGCAAACAGCCTTTACAGCTGCGCGCATAAGAACTTCTGTTTTTCCAAAGCCTGCGTCACCACAGATTAGGCGGTCCATGACTTTGTCGGAAAGCATATCAGAGTAAATACTATCTATAGCTTTCAGTTGATCAGGAGTTTCTTCATAAGGGAAAGACTCCTCAAACTTTCTTACATTCTCGCCATTTGGGGGATAAATGAAGGCTGGTAGGGTGGTTCTTTCTGCCTCTAGCTTCAATAATTTTTCCGCATAAGCGATTAAAGATTTTTCTGTAAGATCTCTACAGCGTTTCCATTTAGAGCTGTTTAAATCATGTAAGTCGGGAGATTTCTCTGAAGAGCCTACATATTTGGATATAAGAAAAGCTTGGTCAGAGGGAACATATAACTTTGCTTTGTTGGCATACTCTATCACCATGTAATCTGTTTCTACGTTTTGGTGATTGGGTTTTCTTTCAACACCTAAAAACTTTCCTATACCGTTCTGCAAATGAACGACAGTGTCTCCTGGTAAAGGAACGTATACTTCTTCAGTTGAAGAAGAGAAGTAACTGCGTTGTTTTTGTCTACGCAAGATTTTCTTATGAGAAAATTCTGACAATGAGATGGCTGCAAAGCCTCCTTCGGGGAAAAAGAATCCAGAAGATAAAGTTCCTTCTCGGGTGCATACAGAAAATTTTTGTGCAGAGGCTTGTAAAAGCGTTGCAGATTCTGTAAGAGTCTTCCCTTTTGCTCCATAGACACAAATGGACGGAGAGAGACCTTCTTGAAGAGAGGGAACAAAATCTTCCAAGTACTTTGCATAAGAGGCTAGAGCATTAGTATTTTCTTCGCTGCTGATGAATTCTTGATCTATTTTCAAAAAAGGAGAAGCGACTCTTTTTATTGAAAAGGTAGAAGCTAATATTTCTATGGAACTTTTATTTAGGGTTTCTTGGGATAAAACCTGTGATGATAAAAAGAGTTTAGGATTGCTTGCAATATTGTTCCATAGCTCGTCAATGGCAAGAAATTGTTTTTTATGAGTTCTGAATACGCCAACTTGATTTGCATAATCTGATTCCAATTCCATAATCTCATCGAAAACGTACAAAGATTGGGAATCAAAATAATCTGTTAATGCCCCAGAAAAGTTTTCTCTGGAGAAATCATTGGCGGGAGTAATATTAACGTTTGAGATTTTACCAGTAGAAAGCTGGCTTTTAGGGTCGTAGATCCTTATGGAAGATAAAGTTTCTCCCCAAAATTCTAGACGTACAGGTTCTGTGGAAGACAGGGGAAATATATCTACGATACCCCCGCGGAAAGCAAACTCACCTTTTTCTATAGCTAAGCTCGAATGTTGATATCCTAGTTCTTTTAGAAGATCTATAACGGTTTCCGAACTAATTTCATCATTGATGGAGAGAGTAATGTATCGAGAAGCCGATTCTTTGGGAGTTGGGGTTTTTTCTAAAATGGCTTTTAGTGTTGTAAGACAAAAGGTGGGGCTGTTTTTTTCTGATAAGGTGTGAAGAAGAGAATCTCTTTTTCCTACGGCGTCAACGTTTACCCATTTCAAAGACAAATCAATCTCTGAAGAAGGAAACTCTTCTGGAGGCTGCCCCAAGAACGTTTCAATATTTCCTAGAAGGTCATCAAAACGTTGTTGAGTTGTTACGACAACTATAGAGTCGCGTCTATCATAAAAGAGTTTTGTTGTCAGGAACGCAACAGCTCCTGAGCCAATATTTTCTATAACTAAAGACTTCCCTTCTTTAAAGTCTTCTTGACAATGGGAGAAGAAGGGTGTGTTTATTTGCTTTGGGTTAAGATCCATTGTTGTACGGTCGAAATAATGTCTTCTGGCTGAGGCTGTTTGGGAGAGCTTCCTTGGGAACAGTTAGCTTTGCCCCCACATTTTCCTCCTAGAGGGAGAAGGATGGTATGTAGTAAAGAGTTTGCATGAAAGCCTTCAGCTACGAGATTGTCAGATATTTTTATTAAAATGGTGTTTTTCTCTCCTTTGCTTGTTGTGAGAATGGAGACAAGGTTTGAGGGGGTTTTGTGGTGAAGCTTGTCTGCATAGGTTCTAATGGCATGAGCATAATTAGAATCTATCTCATGGATAATAAGAGAGATTTTTTCTTCAATTTTACTAGATTTTAGGTGTTCGATGTCTTGAAGAATGAAAAGATCTTCTAGTTTTTTTATGGTTTCTTTGGCTTCAGAAAGTTCTTTGTAAAGATTGTCCAACTTTATTTCCAAAGAGTCCTCGGGAGTTTGTAGTTTTTTCGATAAGGAAGCTAATAAATCTTCCTTCCTTCTCAAAAACTTTAAGGCTTCTTCTCCAGATATAGCTTCTATACGACGAATTCCCGTTCCTACGGCCTGCTCTTTAACGATAAGGAAAGCACCTATGCATCCAGTAGACTTTGCATGAGTTCCTCCACAAAGTTCCTTGGAGAACTCCATGTCAACGACGCGTACGACATCGCCATATTTATCCCCGAAGAACTGCTTGATTTCAGAACAATGGATAACATCGCTGTATAGAGATTCGCGGACGTTGATTTCTAGATTCTCTTGAATCTTTTCGTTAACGATGTCTTCAATAGCTCTGAGATCTTTTTTAGTTAGCGCTTGATGGTGAGTGAAATCCAAACGAATTTTGGATTCGTCAACGTATGAGCCTGCTTGGCGCACGTGAGACCCAAGAACCACTTCTAAAGCTTTATGAAGTAGATGGCAAGAGGAGTGATTAGCGCAAATTTTCAATCTTCTTCCGCGATTAACTTGAGCCGTTATGGCTTCACGAACAGATAAAGAACCTGTGGTCATTTTGCCCTTATGTACTATAATATTTGCTCGTGGAGACTGAGTGTCCTCTACAAAGAAAGATCCCGAAGAAGAAAAAATTTCTCCTTGGTCTCCAACTTGCCCTCCTTTTTCTGAGTAGAAGGGAGTCTGAGAAAGGATAATTTCTCCTTGTTCTCCTTCAGTCAATGAATCAACAGGTTTGCCGTCTTTGAGCAAGCAAAGGATAAAACTTTCAGAAGAAGTGGTTTCGTACCCGCAAAATGTAGAAGAAAAATCAGAATCTAAAAGTTCATAGGAGGAACTGAGATCTACTTTGGTTTTTCCTGCAGATTTTCTAGAGAGATCGCGGGATTGTTGATCCAGAAGAGAGAAAGCCTCTACATCTACAGAAATGTTGTGGTCTTTAGCCATCAGACAAATTTCATCTAAGGGCAAGCCGTAAGTATCCTTCAATTTGAAAGCATCTTCTCCTGAGATGATCCCTTTAGATTGAGAGTGAGCAATAATTTTTTGGAAGAGAGTTCCCCCACGGTTTAGAGTCCGCAAATAATTTTCCTCTTCCCCTGTTAGAACATTACAGATGTGGTTTTCAGCCTCTTTTAATTCTGGGTAAGCATCACCCATGACCTCTATGAGGGAAGGGATAATTTCTCCGAGGAAAGGGTTATTAAAACCGATTAGTTTTCCATAGTTGACAGCTCGTCGAAGAATTTTTCTTAGAACATATCCCCTATCTACGTTTCCTGGAAGCAATCCATCAGCGATGGCAAAGGATAGGGAACGAACATGGTCAGCGATCACCCGGAAAGGGGCTCCTTGGTTAGAGGGAGAGTAGTTTTTGTTAGATAGGCGTTCGATTTTTTCTATAATGTGCCTCAGGACATCTGTTTCAAAGACAGAAGAAGTGCCAGCAAGGAGAGAAACTAGGCGCTCCAATCCAGCTCCTGTATCAATATTTTTTTTAGGCAGCGGGGTTAATGAACCTTCTTTGGCACGATTAAATTCCATGAAAACTAGGTTCCAGTATTCCAAGAAGCGTTCGCCTTCGGGGTCATGTTCTGGAGAGCTTGCTGAGCCAAAAGAATTTCCTCTATCGAAGAGAAGTTCCGAACAAAAGCCGCAAGGACCAGTATCTGCCATAGACCAGAAATTATCTTTATCTTGAAGACGGACTATTCTTTCTGTAGGTAAATATTTTTCCCAAAGAGAAAAAGCCTCGTCATCTTTCTCGTGCACAGTGGCCCAAATTTTCTCAGGATCAAAGTTAAAAACAGAGAGAGATGCTTCCCAAGCAAAAGAGATGACTTCCTTTTTGAAGTAATCACCGAAGGAAAAATTTCCTAGCATTTCAAAGAAAGTTAGGTGTCTTGAAGTATGTCCGACATTTTCCAGATCATTATGTTTTCCGCCTGCTCGAATACATTTTTGAGAGGTAGACACTCTGGTATAGTCAGTGTTTTCTTTGTTTAGAAAAATGTTTTTAAATTGGTTCATCCCTGCATTGATGAAAAGTATAGAGGGGTCGTTATGAGGAAAAACTGGAGACGAAGGGAGGAGAACGTGTCCTCTATTTTTAAAAAATTCTAAAAATCGAGCACGAATAGTGTTACTTAGCATAGCAATAACATTCTTTAGTTACATTTTCGAAAGAAGAGATGAATCTTCAGAAGGGCATTATACTTGTAAGATGTTTTTATATCGCTTGTTTCTTTGCTGTAGGAAGTTTTTTCGTTGCTTGCTTTTTGCAGAGTGATTTTTTATGATCCAAAGATTTCATCTTCTGCTTTGATGTGGAAATAGTTGTTTGCAGCTTGTCTTCGTTGAGCTCGTGCTTGCGAGTTTTTTTATTTTTTCTATTCATTGCAGAGTGTGGGGGCGTTGATAAGCAGGAGAAAATACGAAAGACAGAAAAACTTTCAAGAAAGACGTATCTTTCGATTTCTTGAAAAATTTTTGCTTTTGTTGGTTATGTAGAATAGGTTCTGGATTTGTAGAGCAAAGTAAAGGGTTCTTTCTTTTAAGGATAGGTGGGTATGGTTATCAAGGAATTAGATACTGATATTTTAGAAAAAATTTCGGGGTCTATTAAGCAGCTAAGTATTGAGGCTATTCAAAAAGCCGGTTCTGGACATCCAGGGATGCCTTTAGGATGTGCGGAATTAGCGGCTTACCTTTTCGGCTTTGTGCTAAAACATAACCCTAAAAATCCGAAGTGGATCAATAGAGACAGGTTTGTTTTATCTGCAGGACATGCTTCGGCTCTCCTCTATTCTTGTCTTCATCTAGCTGGATATAACGTTTCTATGGAAGATTTGCAGCATTTTCGACAGCTGCATTCTAAGACTCCCGGACATCCAGAATTTGGTCATACTGAAGGAGTGGAAGCCACTACAGGGCCTTTAGGGCAAGGCGTTGGTAATGCTGCCGGGATGGCTTTGAGCATGAAAATAATGGCCGCAAAGTTTAATCGCCCGGGCTTCCCCATTTTTACGGGAAAGGTTTATTGCCTTGCTGGAGATGGATGCTTTATGGAGGGCATAAATCATGAAGTTTGTAGTTGGGCTGGGAGGATAGGGTTAGACAACTTGGTCCTCATATACGATTACAATGGTATTGTTCTCGATGGATCTATGGAGGAAGTTTCTTGTGAAGACGTAAAAGCTCGTTTTCAGGCTTATGGATGGGAAGTTTTTGAAATAGACGGATATGACTTTCATGGGATGAAAAAAGTTTTTGATGTAGCCAAACACGGCGTTGGTAAGCCCATATTGATTATAGCTAGAACAATTATAGGGCATGGGTCGCCAAAGGCTGGCAGCAACAAAGCGCACGGGGCCCCTTTGGGAGAGGACGGCGTTGCTGAGACCAAAAGGTTCTGGAATTTGGCTGAGGATAAGTTTTTTATTCCTCGAGCCGTAGAGCAATTCTTTTCCAATAAGCTTCAAGAGGACAAGAAATTAGAAGAAGAGTGGACAGATACTGTTCGGGTATGGTCGAAACATTTTCCAGAGCTCCATAAAGAGTTTTTGAGTTTTGTTGAAAGAGGGTTGCCAGAAAACTTAGAACAAAAATTAGCAGATGTAGAGGCTCCTGAAGCCGTTTCAGGAAGAGTTATTTCAAATAAGATTTTGCAAGTGTTGTCAAAGGAGATTCCTAATTTAATAGGAGGATCTGCAGATCTTTCCAGTTCAGACGGAACCTTCCTCTCCAACGAGGATGTCATTGGAATAGGAGGTTTTTTGGGAAAGAACATCAAATATGGAGTCCGGGAGTTTGGAATGGGAGCTGTTATGAATGGCTTGGCTTCTACGAAACTTTTCCGCCCCTATGGGGGAACATTCTTAGTTTTTTCGGACTATCTAAGAAACGCTATTCGCTTAGCAGCTCTTTCCAAATTGCCTGTAATTTATCAATTCACACACGACTCTATCCTCATAGGGGAAGATGGACCTACGCATCAGCCAGTAGAACACATTATGTCTCTACGAGCCATTCCTGGGTTGCGAGTGTTTAGGGCTGCTGATGCTAATGAAGCAAAGGTTGCTTGGCTTTCTGCTTTGAAATATGAGGGACCAACGGCATTGATTTGGTCTAGACAAAATTTGCCCACCTTAGAAGAGACTAACAGGCCTTTTTCTGAGGGAGCATCAAAAGGAGGATATGTCCTCATAAAGGAAAAGCGAACCCCCGACTATACTTTTTTTGCTACAGGATCAGAGGTGCATTTAGCTGTAGAGGTGGCGCATGAGCTATCTAGACTGGGCAAGAGCGTCCGAGTGGTTTCTATGCCTTGTTGGGAAATTTTTGAAGAACAGGATGATTCTTATAAAAATTCTGTAGTGGGAGGAGATTTGGGGAAAAGAGTCTCTATAGAAGCTGGTAGTAGCTTGGGCTGGTTTAAGTACATTGGAACAGACGGTATTGCTCTCAGTGTAGAAAGTTTTGGCCTTTCAGGATCTCCTAAGCAGGTTGCCGAAGAATTCGGCTTTACTGTTCATGGAGTTCTCGAGCAGTTGCTGGTTTAACAGACGGTTCCTTTATAGCGGTGATCTAGTAGTCGGAGTCTTTTGATCCTCCAGAATCTAGATCATCAGCTTCTCCAACCTCCATGTGAGGTAAGTCCCCTTTGCTAGAGGCTTTCTTGTTGAGTAATTCTTCTAGTCTATGAAGGGTAGAGATTCCTTTAGAGATGTGGTCTTCTGTGTATGTCTTAAGAACAAAAGAGCTACTCTGTTTGGTTTTTATTCCTTCTTTGCGTAAGGGTAAATCTGAGATCAGTAGAAGGGCCCCTATAGGAAAATTTCTTCTATACCCAGCGGCAAATAAAGTTGCACACTCCATTTCTGCAGTCTGAGCTTTTGTTTCATAAAGCCTTTTGCGGAACTCTTTATTAAATTCCCAAAAACGAACATTTGTTGTGTGGGTTATCCCGATGTGATAATGAGCTTTGCTTTCTTCCAGAATTTCAGTAGTGGCCTTCTGTACAACAAAGTTGGCAAGAGCTGGAACTTCTGGGGGGAAGTAGGCATCAGAAGTGCCTTCTCCTCGAATACTAGCGACTGGGACAAAGTAATCTCCGACATTATAGTGAGATCGAAGCCCCCCGCACATGCCTAACATTAAGCTGGCTCTAGTGTTTGGTAAGAACGAACATAGGTCTACAGTTAAAGCTGCGCCAGGAGATCCCAGCTTAAAATCCAGTATGGAAATTCGTTGATCAGGAGCATGTGCCGCGGAAAACATAGACCCTTCAGTAATAGGGGTTTGGAACATTTTAGCGAAGACGCGAATATAGTAGGAAAAATTTGTTAATAGTAGGAAAGGGCAGAAGTCTTGAATATCTGACCCAGAGTAACGTTCTAAAGTATCTCTGGCTATCTTTTCTTCATGTTTTCTATCATCAAGATCGTTTTCTGATAACACCGAGTTCACCTTGCATGCTTCGAGGTTTTCCTCAGAATACAGAATTAATTATTTTCTGAGACTAGTTTTCTCTGACATTCTTCTGGACAAAGCTTCGCGTTCAGGAGTAAAATCTAGCACCGATAAAGAAACGGAAGTTGATACTATGGTACGTGTAAGCACGAGTGATTTTAGAGTAGGCCTAAGAATAGAGATAGATGGGCAGCCATACTTGATATTGCAGAATGATTTTGTTAAGCCGGGGAAGGGACAGGCTTTTAACCGTATTAAAGTAAAAAATTTTTTGAACGGAAGGGTCATAGAGAAAACTTTCAAATCCGGGGAAACTGTTGAAACAGCGGATGTCAGAGAACAGCAGATGAGATTGCTATACACGGATCAAGAAGGCGCAACCTTCATGGATGATGAAAGTTATGACCAGGAGACAGTGTTCTGGGAAAAACTAGAGAGTATCAGGCAGTGGTTGTTGGAAGACTCTATCTATACCCTTGTCAGGTACAATGATGAAATTATTGCTGTTGAACCCCCTATATTCATGGAATTGACCATAGTAGAAGCGGCTCCGGGAGTGCGAGGGGATACCGCGTCAGGCAGAGTTTTGAAGCCAGCAGTAACAAATACAGGGGCTAAAGTAATGGTTCCCATTTTCATTGAAGAAGGAGAACTTATTAAAGTCGATACTCGAACGGGCAGTTACGAATCTAGAGTCTCTAAGTAGGTTCTTGTCTAAAAATAGATGGTTTCGTAGAGTGCGGGGTATGAAAAAGAAAGTGTTGATAGCCTCAGAGGAGGCGCTCCTTCTTCGAAAGCTTCGTGATCGAGGGGTTCAAAGAGAAGAGCAGGAAGCAGTAAAACGGGATGCTTGGGTTAAAAAGCTCATAGAAATGGCTCCGCCTTCACTAAGGGATATTGACGCCTCCACCCTGGCCGATGGTAAAGACATCCCGCCAAGCGTGTTGGATCATATTGTTACGAAACTCTTGGAAGAGGGAGTGTAGAGCGGCCTCTCTTCAGATTAAAACTGTAGTTCATAAGAGGACTCTTGTTCCAGTTTCAGTGGAGAATGCTTCTTTCGTAGGCCTTTTATCATTACGGTAGTGGATCGACAGCTTTGATCGTTAAGGTCTATTACATTAAATCGTGCGTTTTTTCTGTCAGATATAGATCCTGAATTTAAAATCAAATTAGGATAATGGTCTTTGCAGCTATAGACGGCGGCAGAGTGGTCGTGTCCGTGTATGTAGATTTTTGCGTTAGGATATTTCTTCAACATATTTTGTAGCAGTTTCCCATTGATGAGGTCGTGGTAAGGTCTGTTCGTTGCTAGCAAAGGGTAGTGGTTGGCTATAATTACTTTTTCCTCAGGAGGGATATTTAAAAAGAAATTTTCTAACACAGAAATTTGCATAAGATCTACTTTTCCATGAGAAGTCATCCATCCATTGGGATACGAGCAATCTA
This is a stretch of genomic DNA from Chlamydiifrater phoenicopteri. It encodes these proteins:
- a CDS encoding metallophosphoesterase family protein, which gives rise to MIAKSSKDFRLLHFSDLHCYCFPFNVFTCFNKRAKGMLRQLFCPLGFETRKIINHFSELVSNLKVDALCITGDFTLTATKKEFLLAKNFVNHLKETLSVPIHLLPGNHDVYTKKAFAEGVFYKVFPNPQLQQGRVSFNKINEHWWLVLLDCSYPNGWMTSHGKVDLMQISVLENFFLNIPPEEKVIIANHYPLLATNRPYHDLINGKLLQNMLKKYPNAKIYIHGHDHSAAVYSCKDHYPNLILNSGSISDRKNARFNVIDLNDQSCRSTTVMIKGLRKKHSPLKLEQESSYELQF